In Aegilops tauschii subsp. strangulata cultivar AL8/78 chromosome 3, Aet v6.0, whole genome shotgun sequence, one genomic interval encodes:
- the LOC109780022 gene encoding uncharacterized protein, producing MSGSGGPSGRGSAGGTRSFDFGTDDVLCSYDDFAAPSEPKRPDPVDKDFHESRFGRPSVKVYEQESYAKEDVLSAVEKCMKKYADNLLRSLEGITSRLSQLEIYCYKLERSIGELRADVLRDETDLRLKSLEKHLHEVHRSIQILRDKQELADTQKELAKFQLTHDESKKKEDVLTPSFPEPKKPEEKRDAASQQLALALPHQVNSSALVPRASGPVQQYNDQPVQQTAPSSLVPQQDRYAVSQAIVYYPQHQAPGNQDTQGQQVQQEVQYLPLRPQAQDVHASSQPQSANQSQPQSYTPYQQQWQQQQQPSRSSPAPVAQQQQPFSQPFPPPVQQPQLSNAHQFPTQPAQQSQLPNVQQFPAQPAQQSQLSNAQQFPPPQLQPQQSNPHLPQTAQPQHPHVQTQMRPSTPPPNYSGGYPPHQPLNPSPETLPGSAAMQGPYNTVAPSGGSHSEVQYSYGGAGIPPSQPPPQHSMQRQQLPPPGQGSFGPPPSKGAYPPQYAPQGHPQGGYNTSYGGYPPNGPSAAQAPQMPPGGAGVSHPGSSHHHMMRGHPYGDMIEKANTMGYPRDQVLNVIQRMTESGQQIDFNALLDRLNESGSGAPPRPW from the exons ATGTCCGGCTCCGGCGGGCCCTCAGGCCGCGGCTCCGCAGGCGGCACTCGGAGCTTCGACTTCGGCACGGACGACGTGCTCTGCTCCTACGACGACTTCGCCGCCCCCTCCGAGCCCAAGCGACCCGATCCAGTCGACAAG GATTTTCATGAGAGCAGATTTGGGAGACCATCTGTTAAAGTTTATGAACAAGAGAGTTATGCCAAAGAGGATGTACTTTCTGCTGTTGAGAAATGCATGAAGAAATATGCTGATAATTTGCTAAGGTCTCTTGAAGGAATCACCAGCAGGCTTTCACAACTGGAGATTTATTGCTATAAGCTTGAGAGGTCCATAGGCGAGCTTCGAGCTGATGTGCTTCGTGATGAAACTGATCTAAGATTAAAATCTCTTGAGAAACATCTACATGAA GTGCACAGGTCTATTCAAATCCTTCGAGACAAGCAAGAGTTAGCGGATACTCAGAAGGAGCTAGCCAAGTTTCAACTTACACACGATGAATCTAAAAAGAAAGAAGATGTGCTGACGCCTTCTTTCCCTGAGCCAAAGAAGCCTGAAGAAAAGCGAGATGCAGCAAGTCAGCAGCTGGCACTTGCTTTACCTCATCAGGTGAACTCATCGGCACTTGTACCTAGAGCTTCTGGACCAGTCCAACAGTACAATGATCAACCTGTGCAGCAGACAGCCCCTAGCTCTCTTGTACCGCAGCAGGACCGTTATGCTGTTAGCCAAGCCATTGTATACTACCCACAACACCAAGCTCCAGGCAACCAGGACACACAGGGTCAGCAAGTACAACAAGAGGTGCAATACCTGCCATTAAGGCCTCAAGCTCAAGATGTCCATGCTTCATCCCAGCCTCAGTCAGCAAATCAATCCCAGCCCCAGTCTTACACTCCTTACCagcagcagtggcagcagcagcagcaaccctcTCGTTCATCTCCTGCACCAGTGGCTCAGCAACAGCAGCCTTTCTCCCAGCCATTTCCTCCACCTGTGCAGCAGCCCCAACTATCTAATGCTCACCAGTTTCCAACACAACCAGCGCAGCAGTCCCAGCTGCCTAATGTTCAGCAGTTTCCAGCACAACCAGCGCAGCAGTCCCAGTTGTCTAATGCTCAACAGTTCCCTCCACCACAGCTGCAACCACAGCAATCCAACCCTCATCTTCCTCAGACAGCACAACCACAACATCCTCATGTGCAAACTCAGATGAGACCCTCCACTCCCCCACCAAACTACTCTGGTGGCTATCCACCCCACCAGCCATTGAACCCATCCCCTGAAACTCTGCCTGGCAGCGCGGCTATGCAAGGACCATACAACACCGTTGCTCCATCAGGTGGGAGTCATTCGGAAGTGCAATATTCATACGGTGGAGCTGGCATCCCACCGTCTCAGCCACCACCGCAGCACAGCATGCAAAGGCAGCAGCTTCCTCCTCCAGGCCAGGGTTCTTTTGGGCCGCCTCCAAGTAAGGGGGCCTATCCTCCGCAGTATGCACCACAGGGGCATCCGCAGGGGGGTTACAACACATCGTATGGCGGCTACCCGCCCAATGGTCCTTCTGCAGCCCAGGCACCACAGATGCCTCCAGGTGGTGCTGGTGTGAGCCATCCAGGGTCATCGCATCATCACATGATGCGTGGCCATCCATATGGAGATATGATTGAGAAGGCAAACACCATGGGATATCCAAGGGACCAGGTGCTGAATGTGATCCAGAGGATGACCGAGAGCGGGCAGCAGATAGATTTCAATGCGTTGCTCGACAGGCTGAACGAATCAGGGTCCGGAGCACCCCCTCGTCCGTGGTGA
- the LOC109732241 gene encoding callose synthase 11, translated as MSHLRTRRPTAAAAAEQPPVQASYNIIPIQDVVMHGQHPSLRFPEVRAAVEAMAHAEDLPQPPLMRAWDFRRADLFDWLGATFGFQLHNVRNQREHLVLLLANAQLRAGGTLPADHPADVLHSSVARNIRKKLLRNYTAWCAYLGQRPHVHVPSAGRRTGASATVGVDTRRDLLYTALYLLIWGEAANLRFMPECLCYIFHYMALDLSHVMDCSIDIETGRLAIPAVCGEEAFLNRVVIPIYTVLKAEVEASRNGTKPHSAWRNYDDVNEYFWSRRVFKKLRWPLDSSRGFFVPPGKFGRVGKTGFVEQRSFWNVYRSFDRLWVMLILFFQAAMIIAWNGSGIPWETLRHRDIQVRVLSVFITWAGLRFMQALLDAGTQYSLVSRETKLISVRMVLKAFVAAGWTITFSVLYVRMWDQRWRDRRWSFAAETRVLNFLEAAAVFVIPQVLALVLFIIPWVRNFTEKTNWRILYVLTWWFQTRTFVGRGLREGLIDNIKYSLFWICLLAAKFSFSYFLQIKPMVSPTKTIFSLHDIRRNWFEFMPHTERIAVIILWLPVVLIYLMDIQIWYAVFSSLTGALIGLFSHLGEIRSVEQLRLRFQFFASAMQFNLMPEEHLDKLHGGIRSKLYDAIHRLKLRYGFGRPYRKIEANEVEAKRFALIWNEIILTFREEDIVSDKEVELLELPPVVWKIRVVRWPCLLLNNELLLALSQAKELVADDRTHWGRISSIEYRRCAVIEAYDSIRQLLLEIIEERTDEHVIVNQLFLAFDNAMEYGKFSEYYRLDLLPKIHSSVITLVELLLKEKKDQTKIVNTLQTLYVLAVHDFPKTRKGIEQLRQEGLAPSRLTESGLLFEDAVKFPGENDLSFYKQVRRLHTILTSRDSMNNVPKNPEARRRIAFFSNSLFMNMPRAPTVEKMVAFSVLTPYYNEDVMYNKDQLRRENEDGISILFYLQKIYEDDWANFLERMRREGMVSDDDIWAGKFQELRLWASYRGQTLSRTVRGMMYYYRALKMLAFLDTASEIDITEGTKHLASFGSIRHENDVYPMNNGLQQRPQRRLNRGASTVSQLFKGQEDGAALMKYTYVVACQIYGNQKKGKDPRAEDILSLMKKNEALRVAYVDEVHEMGGIQYYSVLVKFDQDLQKEVEIYRIRLPGQLKLGEGKPENQNHAIIFTRGDAVQTIDMNQDNYFEEALKMRNLLQQYNYYHGSQKPTLLGVREHVFTGSVSSLAWFMSAQETSFVTLGQRVLANPLKVRMHYGHPDVFDRLWFLTRGGLSKASRVINISEDIFAGFNCTLRGGNVSHHEYIQVGKGRDVGLNQISMFEAKVSSGNGEQTLSRDIYRLGHRTDFFRMLSVFYTTVGFYFNTMLVVLTVYTFVWGRLYLALSGLEAGIQGSANATNNKALGAVLNQQFVIQLGFFTALPMILENSLELGFLPAVWDFFTMQMNFSSVFYTFSMGTKSHYYGRTILHGGAKYRATGRGFVVQHKSFAENYRLYARSHFIKAIELGIILTVYAAHSVIARNTLVYIVMMISSWFLVVSWIMAPFAFNPSGFDWLKTVYDFEDFMTWIWFPGGIFSKAEHSWEVWWYEEQDHLRTTGLWGKILEILLDLRYFFFQYGVVYQLKIADGSRSIAVYLLSWICVAVIFGVFVLMSYTRDTYAAKQHLYYRVVQTAIIVLGVLVLILFLKFTEFQIIDIFTGLLAFIPTGWGLISIAQVIRPFIESTVVWGSVISVARLYEILLGVIVMAPVALLSWLPGFQEMQTRVLFNEGFSRGLQISRILAGKKTNTI; from the coding sequence ATGAGCCACCTGCGcacccgccgccccaccgccgcggcggcggcggagcagcCGCCGGTCCAGGCGTCGTACAACATCATCCCGATTCAGGACGTGGTGATGCACGGGCAGCACCCGTCGCTGCGGTTCCCGGAGGTGCGCGCGGCGGTGGAGGCGATGGCGCACGCGGAGGACCTCCCGCAGCCGCCGCTCATGCGCGCCTGGGACTTCCGCCGCGCCGACCTCTTCGACTGGCTCGGCGCCACCTTCGGCTTCCAGCTGCACAACGTCCGCAACCAGCGGGAGCACCTCGTGCTGCTCCTCGCCAACGCGCAGCTCCGCGCCGGCGGCACCCTGCCCGCCGACCACCCCGCCGACGTCCTCCACTCCTCCGTCGCCCGGAACATCCGGAAGAAGCTCCTCAGGAACtacactgcctggtgcgcctacctCGGCCAGAGGCCGCACGTCCACGTGCCCAGCGCCGGCCGCCGGACCGGTGCTTCGGCCACCGTCGGCGTCGACACCCGCAGGGACCTCCTCTACACGGCGCTGTACCTGCTAATCTGGGGGGAGGCTGCCAATTTGAGGTTCATGCCGGAGTGCCTCTGCTACATCTTCCACTACATGGCCCTCGACCTCAGCCATGTCATGGACTGCTCTATCGATATTGAGACAGGGCGGCTTGCAATCCCTGCTGTGTGCGGTGAGGAGGCTTTCCTGAACCGTGTTGTCATTCCGATTTATACTGTGCTCAAGGCCGAGGTTGAGGCAAGCCGGAATGGGACCAAGCCACACTCAGCGTGGAGAAATTATGATGATGTGAATGAGTACTTCTGGAGCCGGCGAGTCTTCAAGAAGCTCCGGTGGCCACTGGATTCATCAAGGGGCTTCTTTGTGCCGCCGGGGAAGTTTGGCCGTGTTGGGAAGACTGGTTTTGTAGAGCAGCGGTCTTTCTGGAATGTCTACCGCAGCTTCGACCGGTTATGGGTGATGCTTATTCTGTTCTTTCAGGCAGCGATGATCATTGCATGGAATGGTAGCGGGATTCCATGGGAGACCCTCAGGCACCGTGACATCCAGGTCCGGGTGCTGTCAGTGTTCATCACCTGGGCTGGGCTGCGCTTTATGCAGGCGTTGCTTGATGCGGGCACTCAATACAGTCTTGTGTCGAGGGAGACTAAGCTCATCTCTGTCCGGATGGTCCTCAAGGCGTTTGTTGCTGCAGGGTGGACTATCACATTCAGCGTGCTTTATGTGCGGATGTGGGATCAGCGGTGGCGAGATCGCAGGTGGTCCTTCGCCGCCGAAACCAGGGTGTTAAATTTCCTTGAAGCAGCTGCTGTGTTTGTCATCCCACAGGTGCTTGCGTTGGTGCTGTTCATCATTCCTTGGGTTCGGAATTTTACGGAGAAAACCAATTGGAGAATTCTATATGTGCTCACCTGGTGGTTCCAGACGCGCACATTTGTAGGCCGTGGTCTGAGGGAGGGGCTAATAGATAACATCAAGTATTCCCTGTTCTGGATCTGCCTTCTTGCTGCTAAGTTTAGCTTCAGCTACTTCCTCCAGATTAAGCCGATGGTGTCCCCCACAAAGACAATATTCAGCCTCCATGACATCCGGCGTAACTGGTTTGAGTTCATGCCCCACACGGAGCGGATTGCTGTAATCATCCTGTGGCTCCCAGTTGTCCTCATTTACCTCATGGATATCCAGATATGGTATGCAGTCTTCTCATCACTTACAGGGGCACTAATCGGTCTTTTCTCGCATCTGGGGGAGATTCGCAGTGTTGAGCAGCTGCGGTTGAGGTTTCAGTTTTTTGCAAGTGCAATGCAGTTCAATTTGATGCCAGAGGAGCACCTGGACAAGTTGCATGGTGGCATCCGGAGTAAACTGTATGATGCAATTCACCGGCTCAAGCTGAGATACGGTTTTGGCCGCCCATATAGGAAAATTGAAGCAAATGAGGTCGAAGCAAAGAGATTTGCACTGATTTGGAATGAGATCATTCTGACATTTAGGGAAGAAGACATTGTTAGTGACAAGGAAGTTGAGCTTCTTGAGCTTCCACCAGTTGTTTGGAAAATtcgtgtggtgcggtggccgtgcTTGCTGCTAAACAATGAGCTGCTTCTTGCTCTCAGTCAAGCAAAAGAGCTAGTGGCTGATGACAGGACACACTGGGGTAGGATATCTAGCATCGAGTACAGGCGATGTGCTGTGATTGAAGCTTATGACAGCATACGCCAGTTGCTGCTGGAGATCATTGAGGAGAGGACGGATGAGCACGTTATTGTCAATCAGCTGTTCCTTGCATTTGATAACGCAATGGAATACGGGAAATTCTCTGAATACTACAGGCTAGACTTGTTACCTAAAATCCATTCATCTGTAATCACCTTAGTGGAACTGCTACTGAAGGAAAAAAAAGATCAGACCAAGATAGTCAACACCTTGCAGACTCTCTATGTCCTTGCAGTTCATGATTTTCCAAAGACCAGGAAGGGTATTGAACAGCTCCGGCAAGAGGGGCTAGCACCGTCAAGGTTGACTGAATCTGGGTTGCTCTTTGAGGATGCCGTAAAATTCCCTGGTGAGAATGATCTTAGCTTCTACAAGCAGGTGAGGCGCCTCCATACAATCCTCACATCCAGGGATTCCATGAACAATGTCCCAAAGAACCCTGAGGCTAGGCGGCGTATAGCTTTCTTCAGCAACTCCCTATTCATGAACATGCCTCGTGCTCCCACAGTTGAGAAGATGGTGGCATTCAGTGTTTTGACTCCATATTACAACGAAGACGTCATGTACAACAAGGACCAGCTTCGTCGTGAAAATGAAGATGGCATCTCAATCTTGTTTTATCTTCAGAAGATTTATGAAGATGACTGGGCGAACTTTTTAGAACGTATGAGGAGGGAGGGAATGGTTAGTGATGATGATATTTGGGCTGGGAAATTTCAGGAGCTCCGACTTTGGGCCTCGTATAGGGGTCAGACCTTATCACGGACTGTTAGGGGAATGATGTACTATTACAGGGCTCTCAAGATGCTTGCTTTTCTTGATACTGCCTCTGAGATTGACATTACAGAAGGAACAAAACATCTGGCTAGCTTTGGTTCCATTAGGCATGAAAATGATGTGTATCCTATGAACAATGGTTTGCAACAACGGCCTCAAAGGAGGTTGAACAGAGGAGCCAGCACTGTCAGTCAGTTGTTTAAAGGCCAGGAAGATGGTGCTGCTCTCATGAAGTACACCTATGTGGTCGCTTGCCAGATATACGGAAACCAGAAAAAGGGGAAAGATCCACGTGCCGAAGATATCCTGTCTCTTATGAAGAAAAATGAGGCCCTTCGTGTTGCTTATGTTGATGAGGTCCACGAGATGGGTGGTATACAATATTATTCTGTCCTTGTAAAATTTGACCAGGACTTGCAGAAAGAGGTTGAGATATACAGGATCAGGTTGCCAGGCCAACTGAAACTTGGAGAAGGTAAACCCGAAAACCAGAACCATGCCATCATATTCACAAGAGGCGATGCAGTGCAAACAATTGACATGAACCAAGATAATTATTTTGAGGAGGCTCTCAAGATGCGCAATCTATTACAACAGTACAACTATTATCATGGGAGCCAAAAGCCAACCCTGTTGGGAGTTCGAGAACATGTTTTCACTGGATCTGTCTCTTCACTTGCTTGGTTCATGTCTGCACAAGAGACAAGCTTTGTTACCCTTGGGCAGCGTGTGCTAGCTAATCCACTGAAGGTTCGGATGCATTATGGACATCCTGATGTATTTGATCGCCTTTGGTTTCTGACCCGGGGTGGTTTAAGTAAGGCATCGAGAGTAATCAATATCAGTGAGGACATATTTGCAGGTTTCAACTGCACCCTGCGTGGTGGAAATGTTAGCCACCATGAGTACATCCAGGTTGGCAAGGGGCGTGATGTTGGGCTTAATCAGATATCGATGTTTGAGGCTAAGGTATCCAGTGGCAATGGTGAACAGACATTGAGTAGGGATATCTACAGACTTGGTCATAGAACTGATTTTTTCCGGATGCTTTCTGTGTTTTATACAACAGTGGGATTCTACTTCAACACAATGCTGGTGGTCTTGACAGTTTACACATTTGTTTGGGGGCGCCTGTATCTGGCCCTGAGTGGTCTGGAGGCTGGAATTCAGGGAAGTGCTAATGCTACTAACAATAAAGCCTTGGGTGCTGTGCTAAATCAGCAGTTTGTCATACAGCTCGGATTCTTCACTGCCCTGCCAATGATTTTAGAGAATTCTCTTGAACTAGGTTTTCTACCTGCTGTCTGGGATTTTTTCACAATGCAGATGAATTTTTCGTCTGTCTTCTACACATTTTCCATGGGAACAAAAAGCCATTACTATGGCCGAACAATTCTTCATGGTGGTGCAAAGTATCGGGCTACTGGCCGTGGCTTTGTTGTGCAGCATAAGAGTTTTGCTGAAAATTACAGGCTATATGCTAGGAGCCACTTCATAAAGGCTATAGAGCTCGGAATAATATTGACCGTGTATGCCGCTCACAGTGTGATTGCCAGGAACACACTTGTTTACATAGTCATGATGATATCAAGCTGGTTTCTTGTGGTGTCCTGGATCATGGCTCCATTTGCATTTAATCCTTCTGGCTTTGATTGGTTGAAAACTGTGTATGATTTCGAGGATTTCATGACCTGGATCTGGTTTCCAGGAGGTATATTTTCTAAGGCTGAGCACAGCTGGGAAGTGTGGTGGTATGAGGAGCAAGATCATCTGCGGACTACTGGCCTTTGGGGAAAGATTTTGGAGATACTGTTAGATCTCAGATACTTCTTTTTTCAGTATGGGGTTGTATACCAGCTCAAAATCGCAGACGGAAGCAGAAGTATTGCGGTGTATCTGCTTTCCTGGATATGTGTGGCAGTGATCTTTGGTGTTTTTGTCCTGATGTCCTATACCAGGGACACGTATGCTGCAAAGCAACATCTTTACTACCGGGTTGTCCAGACTGCTATCATCGTTCTGGGAGTGCTGGTGCTGATATTATTCCTGAAGTTTACTGAGTTTCAAATCATTGACATCTTCACTGGCCTTTTGGCATTCATTCCTACTGGCTGGGGCTTGATTTCCATTGCTCAGGTGATCAGGCCATTCATCGAATCCACTGTGGTGTGGGGCAGTGTTATTTCTGTGGCGCGTTTGTATGAGATACTGCTTGGAGTGATTGTTATGGCACCAGTTGCATTGCTGTCCTGGTTGCCAGGATTTCAAGAAATGCAGACAAGGGTACTGTTCAATGAAGGTTTCAGCAGAGGCCTCCAAATATCCCGCATTCTTGCTGGCAAGAAAACGAACACAATTTGA